The proteins below come from a single Serpentinimonas raichei genomic window:
- a CDS encoding SIMPL domain-containing protein (The SIMPL domain is named for its presence in mouse protein SIMPL (signalling molecule that associates with mouse pelle-like kinase). Bacterial member BP26, from Brucella, was shown to assemble into a channel-like structure, while YggE from E. coli has been associated with resistance to oxidative stress.) — protein MIFRPIFLSAQLRYGLAGLALGLGLLGAGAAAAQVSVNPAALQPLPHNVVQLSATAQQPVRQDWLTLTLAQRVQGADPAALQRQLSQSVEAALRQLRPQVRAGEFELGTGHFSLQPRHDPEGQIVGWIGSAELLLQGRDVAGLATAAAQVRGLNVAQMAFTLSPQARQQVEASVRSAAIERFRASAQQVARDFGFTDYRLREIAISDGEQDFSPRPRLMMAAQARLDGAEAALPAEPGTAQVQVTVTGTVQLQ, from the coding sequence ATGATTTTTCGTCCTATTTTTCTCTCCGCGCAGTTGCGTTATGGGCTGGCGGGCTTGGCGCTGGGCCTCGGCCTGCTGGGCGCTGGTGCTGCTGCGGCGCAGGTTTCGGTCAACCCGGCTGCGCTGCAGCCACTGCCGCACAACGTGGTGCAGCTGAGCGCCACGGCACAACAGCCGGTGCGCCAAGACTGGCTCACCCTAACGCTGGCGCAGCGCGTGCAGGGTGCCGACCCGGCGGCCTTGCAGCGCCAGCTCAGCCAAAGCGTGGAGGCGGCGTTGCGCCAGTTGCGGCCGCAGGTGCGTGCGGGCGAGTTCGAATTGGGCACGGGCCATTTCAGCCTGCAGCCGCGCCACGACCCCGAGGGCCAGATCGTGGGCTGGATCGGCAGCGCCGAGCTGCTGCTGCAAGGGCGCGACGTGGCAGGGCTGGCCACGGCAGCGGCGCAGGTGCGCGGCCTGAACGTGGCGCAGATGGCGTTTACACTCAGCCCGCAGGCGCGCCAGCAGGTCGAGGCCAGCGTGCGCAGCGCCGCCATCGAGCGCTTTCGCGCCAGCGCGCAGCAGGTGGCGCGCGACTTTGGTTTTACCGATTACAGATTGCGCGAAATCGCCATCAGCGATGGCGAGCAGGATTTTTCGCCCCGGCCGCGCCTGATGATGGCCGCCCAAGCCCGCCTGGACGGTGCCGAGGCCGCCCTGCCCGCCGAACCCGGCACGGCGCAGGTGCAGGTCACGGTGACGGGCACGGTGCAATTGCAGTAG
- the uvrB gene encoding excinuclease ABC subunit UvrB has product MTAPRPLGAEPEPALGPPAAVASASVEGLRFPGSPFELHQPFEPAGDQPAAIELLVQGVQNGELYQTLLGVTGSGKTYTMAHVIARLGRPAIVFAPNKTLAAQLYSEFREFFPNNAVEYFVSYYDYYQPEAYVPQRDLFIEKDSAINEHIEQMRLSCTKSLLERRDVLIVASVSAIYGIGQPESYHRMIMTLRVGDRLGQRDAIAQLVRMQYERNEQDFARGLFRVRGDTIDVFPAEHSELALRIELFDDEVEALQLFDPLTGRIRQRIPRFTVYPSSHYVTPREQVLAAVEAIKLELAQRLPELVAAGKLVEAQRLEQRTRFDLEMLVEVGHCKGIENYSRHLSGAAPGEPPATLCDYLPPDALMFLDESHVMIGQLGGMYHGDRSRKATLVEYGFRLPSALDNRPLKFEEFQARMRQCIFVSATPAEFERQHAGQVVEQVVRPTGLVDPLLEVRPATHQVDDALQEIRLRVQRSERVLITVLTKRMAEQLTEYLNENGVRVRYLHSDIDTVERVEIIRDLRLGVFDVLVGINLLREGLDIPEVSLVAILDADKEGFLRSERSLIQTIGRAARHLNGMAILYADRVTDSMRRAIGETERRRTKQLAFNAEHGITPVGVVKRIKDLIDGVQSDKASEQAQRQELARVQQAEIQDMSEKDLSKEIKRLEKLMFEHARKLEFEQAAQARDRLTQLKDRVLGAHTPL; this is encoded by the coding sequence ATGACCGCACCCAGACCCCTCGGCGCAGAGCCGGAGCCAGCGCTTGGCCCGCCCGCCGCCGTTGCCTCGGCCTCGGTCGAGGGCCTGCGCTTCCCCGGCTCGCCGTTCGAGCTGCACCAGCCCTTCGAGCCCGCGGGCGACCAGCCGGCGGCGATCGAGCTGCTGGTGCAAGGGGTGCAAAACGGCGAGCTCTACCAGACCCTGCTGGGCGTGACCGGCTCCGGCAAGACCTACACCATGGCGCACGTGATCGCCCGGCTGGGCCGGCCGGCGATCGTCTTTGCGCCCAACAAAACGCTGGCGGCGCAGTTGTACAGCGAGTTTCGCGAGTTCTTCCCCAACAACGCAGTCGAATACTTCGTCAGCTACTACGACTACTACCAGCCCGAGGCCTACGTGCCGCAGCGCGATCTGTTCATCGAAAAAGACAGCGCCATCAACGAGCACATCGAGCAGATGCGGCTCTCGTGCACCAAAAGCCTGCTGGAGCGGCGCGATGTGCTGATCGTGGCCAGCGTCTCGGCGATCTACGGCATCGGCCAGCCCGAGAGCTACCACCGCATGATCATGACGCTGCGCGTGGGCGACCGCTTGGGCCAGCGCGACGCCATCGCGCAGCTGGTGCGCATGCAGTATGAGCGTAACGAGCAGGATTTTGCTCGCGGCCTGTTTCGGGTGCGCGGCGACACCATCGACGTCTTTCCGGCCGAGCACTCGGAGCTGGCGCTGCGCATCGAGTTGTTTGACGACGAAGTCGAAGCGCTGCAACTGTTTGACCCGCTCACCGGGCGCATCCGCCAGCGCATCCCGCGCTTTACGGTTTACCCCAGCAGCCACTACGTGACGCCGCGCGAGCAGGTGTTGGCGGCGGTCGAGGCCATTAAGCTCGAGCTGGCGCAGCGCCTGCCCGAGCTGGTGGCGGCGGGCAAGCTGGTCGAGGCCCAGCGGCTGGAGCAGCGCACGCGCTTCGACCTCGAGATGCTGGTCGAGGTTGGCCACTGCAAGGGGATCGAGAACTACTCGCGCCACCTCTCGGGTGCGGCCCCGGGCGAGCCGCCGGCCACCCTGTGCGACTACCTGCCGCCCGATGCGCTCATGTTCTTGGATGAGAGCCACGTCATGATCGGCCAGCTCGGCGGCATGTACCACGGCGACCGCTCGCGCAAGGCCACGCTGGTCGAGTACGGCTTTCGGCTGCCGAGCGCGCTCGACAACCGGCCGCTCAAGTTCGAGGAGTTCCAGGCGCGCATGCGCCAGTGCATTTTCGTCTCGGCCACCCCGGCCGAGTTCGAGCGCCAGCACGCCGGCCAGGTGGTGGAGCAGGTGGTGCGCCCGACCGGGCTGGTGGACCCGCTGCTCGAAGTGCGCCCGGCCACGCACCAGGTCGATGACGCGCTGCAAGAAATCCGCCTGCGCGTGCAGCGCAGCGAGCGCGTGCTCATCACCGTGCTGACCAAGCGCATGGCCGAGCAGTTGACCGAGTACCTGAACGAAAACGGCGTGCGCGTGCGCTACCTGCACTCCGACATCGACACCGTGGAGCGGGTCGAGATCATCCGCGACCTGCGCCTGGGTGTTTTTGATGTGCTGGTGGGCATCAACTTGCTGCGCGAAGGGCTGGATATACCCGAAGTCAGCTTGGTGGCGATTTTGGACGCCGACAAAGAAGGCTTTTTGCGCTCCGAGCGCAGCCTGATCCAGACCATCGGCCGCGCGGCGCGCCACCTCAACGGCATGGCGATTTTGTATGCGGATCGCGTCACCGACTCGATGCGGCGCGCCATCGGCGAGACCGAGCGCCGCCGCACCAAGCAACTGGCCTTCAACGCCGAACACGGCATCACGCCCGTCGGGGTGGTCAAGCGCATCAAAGATTTGATCGACGGCGTGCAGAGCGACAAAGCCAGCGAGCAGGCGCAGCGCCAGGAGCTGGCCCGGGTGCAGCAGGCCGAAATCCAGGACATGAGCGAGAAAGACCTGTCCAAAGAGATCAAGCGGCTGGAAAAGCTGATGTTCGAGCACGCGCGCAAGCTCGAATTCGAGCAGGCCGCCCAGGCGCGCGACCGCTTGACGCAACTCAAAGATCGGGTGCTGGGGGCGCACACGCCACTGTAG
- a CDS encoding 3-hydroxybutyrate dehydrogenase, with translation MLANKTALVTGSTSGIGLGIAKALAQQGAHLVLNGFGDAQAACAEVAAVAAPGARVSYQGADMSQPQQIEAMLRAAAAEFGRIDVLVNNAGIQHVAPIEDFAPERWDAVLAINLSSAFHTTRLALPAMKAANWGRIINVASVHGLVASAYKAAYVASKHALVGLTKVVALETATTGVTCNAICPGWVLTPLVQKQVDERAAALGLSNAEATKHLLCEKEPSLQFTTPEELGALAVFFCSAAAANVRGAAWNMDGGWAAQ, from the coding sequence ATGCTCGCAAACAAGACGGCCCTGGTGACGGGCTCTACCAGCGGCATTGGCCTAGGGATCGCCAAGGCGCTGGCGCAACAAGGCGCGCACCTGGTGCTCAATGGCTTTGGCGACGCGCAAGCCGCTTGCGCCGAAGTGGCCGCCGTGGCCGCACCGGGGGCCCGGGTCAGCTACCAGGGGGCCGACATGAGCCAACCGCAGCAGATCGAGGCCATGCTGCGCGCCGCGGCGGCGGAGTTTGGCCGCATCGATGTGTTGGTCAACAACGCCGGCATCCAGCACGTGGCCCCGATCGAGGACTTTGCGCCCGAGCGCTGGGACGCGGTGCTGGCCATCAACCTGAGCAGCGCCTTTCATACCACGCGGCTGGCGCTGCCGGCCATGAAGGCGGCCAACTGGGGCCGCATCATCAACGTGGCCTCGGTGCACGGGCTGGTGGCATCGGCCTACAAAGCGGCCTACGTGGCTTCCAAGCACGCGCTGGTGGGCCTGACCAAGGTGGTGGCCCTCGAAACCGCCACCACCGGCGTGACCTGCAACGCCATCTGCCCCGGCTGGGTGCTGACGCCGCTGGTGCAAAAACAGGTCGATGAGCGCGCCGCCGCGCTGGGCTTGAGCAACGCCGAAGCCACCAAACACCTGCTGTGCGAGAAGGAACCCTCGCTGCAGTTCACCACGCCCGAGGAACTGGGCGCGCTGGCGGTGTTTTTCTGCTCGGCGGCGGCCGCCAATGTGCGCGGCGCGGCCTGGAACATGGACGGCGGCTGGGCGGCGCAGTGA
- a CDS encoding alpha/beta fold hydrolase — translation MEPTLHHLAVPGPLATHGEPRRIAWWEWGPTGAPDAPAQVVVCVHGLTRQARDFDVLAQALLQRAAVQVVCVDVAGRGHSDWLADPSAYAVPTYAADLALLLAHLRARHAAATGSAEPTELFIDWVGTSMGGLIGMALAAQPGLGLRRLVLNDVGPVIEAAALRRIATYVGNQAVYASEQEAVQALAQLHRGFGPHSPEQWLALSRPMLRPVQGGWMLHYDPAIAQPLRAMQAAGQAAGQAVGADPGAAIHAGEALLWQMYEAITAEVLLLRGAESDLLSHATALAMTQRGPRARLLEFAGVGHAPTLVAPEQVAQVCDFLLAP, via the coding sequence ATGGAACCTACTCTGCACCACTTGGCCGTACCCGGCCCGCTGGCCACGCACGGCGAACCCCGCCGCATCGCCTGGTGGGAGTGGGGGCCAACTGGTGCGCCCGACGCCCCGGCGCAGGTGGTGGTGTGCGTACACGGCCTAACACGCCAGGCGCGCGATTTCGACGTGCTGGCGCAGGCGCTGTTGCAGCGGGCTGCGGTGCAGGTGGTGTGCGTCGATGTGGCCGGGCGCGGCCACAGCGACTGGTTGGCCGACCCATCCGCGTATGCGGTGCCCACCTACGCCGCCGACTTGGCGCTGTTGCTGGCGCACCTGCGTGCGCGCCACGCGGCGGCCACCGGCAGCGCCGAGCCCACCGAACTGTTCATCGACTGGGTGGGCACCAGCATGGGCGGCCTGATCGGCATGGCGCTGGCAGCGCAACCCGGGCTGGGTTTGCGCCGCCTGGTGCTCAACGATGTGGGGCCGGTGATCGAGGCCGCGGCGCTGCGCCGCATTGCCACCTACGTCGGCAATCAGGCCGTCTATGCCAGCGAGCAAGAGGCGGTGCAGGCGCTGGCGCAACTGCACCGGGGTTTCGGCCCGCACAGCCCCGAGCAGTGGCTGGCCTTGTCGCGCCCGATGTTGCGCCCGGTGCAGGGCGGCTGGATGCTGCACTACGACCCGGCCATCGCGCAGCCGCTGCGCGCCATGCAGGCGGCAGGGCAGGCGGCAGGGCAGGCGGTGGGCGCAGACCCCGGCGCAGCCATCCACGCTGGCGAGGCTTTGCTATGGCAAATGTACGAGGCCATCACGGCCGAGGTGCTGCTGCTGCGCGGGGCCGAATCCGACCTGCTCAGCCACGCCACCGCCTTGGCCATGACGCAGCGCGGGCCGCGTGCGCGCCTGCTTGAATTTGCGGGCGTGGGCCATGCGCCCACGCTGGTGGCGCCCGAGCAGGTGGCGCAGGTATGCGATTTTCTGTTGGCTCCATGA
- a CDS encoding ATP-binding protein, whose amino-acid sequence MGISLFARTFLLLAALLLGSVLAWFQTLRTLEEEPRAVQSAQQLATLVNLTRAALAHADPIARISLVTTLLQQENLRIAVREVADTHLAYDYDPLSRRISAELALMLGPQTVVARQVNGFDGLWIGFDIDGDRFWLLADPARVGQVGGATWLVWLGIAAALSLLGAALFARLINQPLLQLSAATARVRSGDFSGPRLDETEATHEIRAVNIGFNRMAEQLAKAEADRTLMLAGISHDLRTPLARLRLEIELSVPDETTRQLMAADIDQVAAIIDKFLDYARVDQVQQLQAVDLAELTATALLPYQGAPDCAVTLDVPPGLCVLADPVELRRVLDNLLQNASRYGRSPDGLLRLQISAPPSPSGTLTLQLADQGPGVPPPLLPRLTEPFFRADSARTAANGSGLGLAIADKTLQLMGGALELRNGVAGGLLARLRLPKAPAEP is encoded by the coding sequence ATGGGAATCAGCCTGTTTGCTCGCACGTTTTTGCTGCTCGCGGCTTTGCTGCTGGGCTCGGTGCTGGCCTGGTTTCAAACCCTGCGCACGCTTGAAGAAGAGCCGCGTGCGGTGCAAAGCGCCCAACAACTGGCCACACTGGTCAACCTCACGCGCGCGGCACTGGCACACGCCGACCCGATCGCCCGCATTTCGCTGGTCACCACCTTGCTGCAGCAAGAGAATCTGCGCATCGCGGTGCGTGAGGTCGCCGACACCCACCTGGCCTACGACTACGATCCCTTGAGCCGGCGCATCAGCGCCGAACTGGCGCTCATGCTCGGGCCGCAGACGGTGGTGGCGCGCCAAGTCAACGGCTTTGACGGCCTGTGGATCGGCTTTGATATCGACGGCGACCGCTTCTGGCTGCTGGCCGATCCGGCCCGGGTGGGGCAAGTCGGAGGCGCCACCTGGTTGGTTTGGCTCGGCATTGCGGCGGCCTTGTCCCTGCTCGGAGCGGCCCTGTTTGCACGCCTGATCAACCAGCCGCTGCTGCAGCTCAGCGCCGCCACGGCGCGCGTGCGCTCGGGCGACTTCAGCGGGCCGCGACTCGATGAAACCGAGGCCACGCACGAGATTCGCGCTGTCAACATCGGCTTTAACCGCATGGCCGAGCAACTGGCCAAGGCCGAGGCCGACCGCACCTTGATGCTGGCCGGCATTTCGCATGATCTGCGCACCCCGCTGGCGCGGCTGCGGCTGGAAATCGAGCTCAGCGTGCCCGACGAGACCACGCGCCAACTCATGGCGGCCGACATCGACCAGGTGGCGGCCATCATCGACAAGTTTCTCGACTACGCCCGCGTCGATCAGGTGCAGCAATTGCAAGCCGTCGATCTGGCCGAGCTGACGGCCACCGCGCTGCTGCCCTACCAAGGCGCACCCGACTGCGCGGTGACCCTGGATGTGCCGCCCGGCCTGTGCGTGCTGGCCGACCCGGTGGAGCTGCGCCGTGTGCTCGACAACCTGCTGCAAAACGCCTCGCGCTACGGCCGCAGCCCCGATGGCTTGCTACGGCTGCAGATCAGCGCCCCACCCAGCCCGTCCGGCACGCTGACGCTGCAACTGGCCGACCAAGGCCCGGGCGTGCCGCCACCGCTGCTGCCGCGCCTGACCGAGCCCTTCTTTCGCGCCGACAGCGCCCGCACCGCCGCCAACGGCAGCGGCTTGGGGCTGGCGATCGCCGACAAAACCCTGCAACTCATGGGCGGCGCGCTGGAACTGCGCAACGGCGTGGCGGGCGGCCTGCTGGCGCGGCTGCGTTTGCCGAAGGCACCCGCCGAGCCTTGA
- the ispF gene encoding 2-C-methyl-D-erythritol 2,4-cyclodiphosphate synthase, whose translation MTHPTANKIPAIPAPWGCVADGAPARCYALITSAGNGSRAVRPADPAAPKQYQRLAGQRVIEHTLAAFLALPHWAGVAVVVAPGDDAYQSSDARVRVWPVGGAVRAQTVHNGLQQLAAAGARDSDWVLVHDAARCLIEPAQIERLLAACWDDPVGGLLALPLPDTLKSATAATAATAAMPRVAATLERDHKWLAQTPQMFRLGALRAALAAHQGSGYAGITDEASAIERSGAQPLLVPGSASNFKITYPADFALAEALLAQRQTQRLALPDSATAATPTTAPMNPASPAPATPAPNPLAGLRIGEGWDIHALVPGRPLILGGIHIPHPSGLLGHSDADALLHAITDALLGAAALGDIGTLFPDTDARFAGADSAQLLAQAMQRVAEHGYALINLDTTVIAQAPKLAPYKAAMQARIAEVLGLQPGQVNVKAKTAEKLGPVGQGLAIECRAVALLQRVA comes from the coding sequence GTGACCCATCCCACTGCAAACAAAATACCTGCAATCCCCGCCCCTTGGGGCTGCGTGGCCGACGGGGCCCCGGCGCGCTGCTACGCCCTCATCACCAGCGCGGGCAACGGCAGCCGGGCCGTGCGCCCCGCCGATCCGGCCGCGCCCAAGCAGTACCAACGGCTGGCCGGCCAGCGCGTGATCGAGCACACGCTGGCGGCCTTTCTGGCGCTGCCGCACTGGGCCGGGGTGGCGGTGGTGGTGGCACCCGGCGACGACGCCTACCAGAGCAGCGACGCACGGGTGCGCGTCTGGCCGGTGGGCGGCGCGGTGCGCGCCCAAACCGTGCACAACGGCTTGCAGCAACTGGCCGCCGCCGGGGCCCGCGACAGCGATTGGGTGCTGGTGCACGACGCCGCGCGCTGCCTGATCGAACCCGCGCAGATCGAGCGCCTGCTCGCGGCCTGCTGGGACGACCCGGTCGGCGGCCTGCTGGCGCTGCCGCTGCCCGATACGCTCAAGTCCGCCACAGCCGCCACAGCCGCTACAGCCGCCATGCCCCGGGTGGCGGCCACGCTGGAGCGCGACCACAAATGGCTGGCGCAAACGCCGCAGATGTTCAGGCTCGGGGCCCTGCGCGCGGCGCTGGCGGCGCACCAGGGCAGCGGCTATGCCGGCATCACCGACGAAGCCAGCGCCATCGAGCGCAGCGGGGCCCAGCCGCTGCTGGTGCCGGGCAGTGCCAGCAACTTCAAAATCACCTACCCGGCCGACTTCGCGCTGGCCGAGGCGCTGCTGGCGCAGCGGCAGACGCAGCGCCTGGCGCTCCCCGATTCCGCCACAGCCGCCACTCCCACAACAGCCCCCATGAACCCAGCCAGCCCCGCACCGGCCACCCCCGCCCCCAATCCCCTGGCCGGCCTGCGCATCGGCGAAGGCTGGGACATTCACGCGCTGGTGCCGGGGCGGCCGCTGATTTTGGGCGGCATCCACATCCCGCACCCCAGCGGCCTGCTCGGGCACTCCGACGCCGACGCGCTGCTGCACGCCATCACCGACGCGCTGCTGGGCGCGGCCGCGCTGGGCGACATCGGCACACTGTTCCCCGACACCGACGCGCGCTTCGCTGGGGCCGATTCGGCCCAGTTGCTGGCGCAGGCCATGCAGCGCGTAGCCGAACACGGTTACGCCCTGATCAACCTCGATACCACCGTGATCGCCCAAGCCCCCAAGCTGGCCCCCTACAAAGCGGCCATGCAAGCGCGCATCGCTGAGGTGCTGGGCCTGCAGCCGGGCCAAGTCAATGTGAAAGCCAAAACGGCCGAAAAACTCGGGCCGGTGGGGCAGGGTTTGGCGATCGAATGCCGCGCGGTGGCGCTGTTGCAGCGGGTGGCTTGA
- a CDS encoding RelA/SpoT family protein, translating into MRSAPPPPDFSAATAAPAAGGPSQARAADEQAAVLRARAFAEPLLAAETLDTSENTLAHADGVVAVLDLIGGGAELKVCTYLVYACEHLNRPRELITKAFGADLAAVALETTKLVQLQRQTRVKAAQVRLERASGADSGSSSGMRATPTELEASQHENIRKMLLAFSRDLRVVLLRLASRLQTLRYIAAAKIEPDPALASESLHVFAPLANRLGIWPIKWEIEDLAFRFLEPQTYKDIARQLDEKRIERESHVEQVRQQLQQALRAQGIQAEVQGRPKHIYSIVKKMRGKALDFDHVFDLRALRVVVPQIEDCYRVLAYAHAHYSPLPEEFDDYIGKPKPNGYQSLHTVIRDAQGRAFELQIRTQGMHEHAEHGVAAHWAYKEAGSKGYQGVHADSDYDAKIAVLRQLLAWQSDVESERRQAATQPLFDDAIYVLTPHAAIVELPKGATALDFAYTVHTDLGHRCRGARVDGAMVALNTPLQNGQTVEIIASKDGGPSRDWLNPEQGYLVSHRAKSKVRAWFNAQAVHSTIQRGRELLDKWLQREGKTALNLDDLASRIGYDDAASLCEALGKDEITLRTVEQLLHPTQAMQAPDEVQLRKARHSPARAPQGSVLVVGMDSLLTQLARCCKPAPPDDIRGYITRGKGVGVHRADCPDYAMLAQRHPGRVIEVQWNGIGAKGDAATHYAVDVAIEAQDRQGLLRDISDAFASQKINVIGVQTQSVKGVAWMTFTVEVTDASRVQRVMAAMQDVAGVRSVRRR; encoded by the coding sequence ATGAGATCGGCCCCTCCGCCACCGGATTTTTCCGCAGCCACAGCAGCCCCTGCAGCCGGGGGACCGTCGCAGGCCCGCGCCGCCGACGAGCAGGCTGCTGTGTTGCGCGCGCGTGCCTTTGCCGAGCCGCTGCTGGCCGCCGAAACGCTCGATACCAGCGAAAACACGCTGGCGCACGCCGACGGCGTGGTTGCCGTGCTGGATCTGATCGGTGGTGGTGCCGAACTCAAAGTCTGCACCTATCTGGTCTATGCCTGCGAGCACCTGAACCGCCCGCGCGAGCTCATCACCAAAGCCTTTGGCGCCGATTTGGCCGCCGTGGCGCTGGAAACCACCAAGCTGGTGCAGTTGCAGCGCCAAACCCGGGTCAAGGCAGCCCAGGTGCGCCTAGAGCGCGCCAGCGGGGCCGATTCTGGCAGCAGCAGCGGCATGCGGGCCACCCCAACTGAGCTCGAAGCCAGTCAGCACGAAAACATCCGCAAGATGCTGCTGGCCTTCTCGCGCGATTTGCGCGTGGTGCTGCTGCGGCTGGCCTCGCGGCTGCAAACGCTGCGCTACATTGCGGCGGCAAAAATCGAGCCCGACCCGGCGCTGGCCAGCGAATCGCTGCACGTGTTTGCACCGCTGGCCAACCGGCTGGGCATCTGGCCGATCAAGTGGGAAATTGAAGACCTGGCCTTTCGCTTCCTGGAGCCCCAAACCTACAAAGACATCGCGCGCCAGCTCGACGAAAAACGCATCGAGCGCGAGAGCCATGTGGAGCAGGTGCGCCAGCAGTTGCAGCAGGCGCTGCGCGCGCAAGGCATCCAGGCCGAGGTGCAGGGGCGGCCCAAGCACATCTACAGCATCGTCAAAAAAATGCGCGGCAAGGCGCTCGATTTCGACCACGTGTTCGACCTGCGCGCCCTGCGCGTGGTGGTGCCGCAGATCGAAGACTGCTACCGCGTGCTGGCCTACGCGCACGCCCACTACAGCCCGCTGCCCGAGGAGTTCGACGACTACATCGGCAAACCCAAGCCCAACGGCTACCAGTCGCTGCACACCGTGATCCGCGACGCGCAGGGGCGCGCCTTCGAGCTGCAGATCCGCACCCAAGGCATGCACGAGCACGCCGAGCACGGCGTGGCGGCGCACTGGGCCTACAAGGAAGCCGGCAGCAAGGGCTACCAAGGCGTGCACGCCGATTCCGATTACGACGCCAAAATCGCCGTGCTGCGCCAGTTGCTGGCCTGGCAGAGCGATGTGGAGAGCGAGCGCCGCCAGGCGGCAACGCAGCCGCTGTTTGACGACGCCATTTACGTGCTGACGCCGCACGCGGCCATCGTCGAGCTGCCCAAGGGGGCCACCGCGCTCGATTTTGCCTACACCGTGCACACCGATCTGGGGCACCGCTGCCGTGGTGCGCGCGTCGATGGGGCCATGGTTGCGCTCAACACGCCGCTGCAAAACGGCCAAACGGTGGAGATCATCGCCAGCAAAGACGGCGGCCCCTCGCGCGACTGGCTCAATCCCGAGCAGGGCTACCTGGTGAGCCACCGCGCCAAGAGCAAGGTGCGGGCCTGGTTCAACGCCCAGGCGGTGCACAGCACCATCCAGCGCGGCCGCGAGCTGCTCGACAAGTGGTTGCAGCGCGAAGGCAAGACCGCCCTCAACCTCGACGATCTGGCCAGCCGCATCGGCTACGACGACGCCGCCAGCCTGTGCGAGGCCTTGGGCAAGGACGAAATCACGCTGCGCACGGTCGAGCAACTGCTCCACCCCACCCAAGCGATGCAAGCCCCGGATGAGGTGCAATTGCGCAAAGCGCGCCACAGCCCGGCCCGCGCCCCGCAAGGCAGCGTGCTGGTGGTGGGCATGGATTCGCTGCTGACGCAACTGGCGCGCTGCTGCAAACCGGCCCCGCCAGACGACATCCGTGGCTACATCACGCGCGGCAAGGGGGTGGGCGTGCACCGCGCCGACTGCCCCGACTACGCCATGCTGGCACAGCGGCACCCGGGCCGGGTGATCGAGGTGCAGTGGAACGGTATCGGCGCCAAAGGCGATGCGGCCACCCACTACGCCGTCGATGTGGCGATCGAGGCGCAGGACCGCCAAGGCCTGTTGCGCGACATATCCGACGCCTTTGCCAGCCAGAAAATCAACGTCATCGGCGTGCAGACGCAAAGCGTGAAAGGGGTGGCCTGGATGACCTTCACGGTCGAAGTCACCGACGCCAGCCGGGTGCAGCGCGTCATGGCCGCCATGCAAGACGTGGCCGGGGTGCGCAGCGTGCGCCGGCGCTAA
- the ompR gene encoding two-component system response regulator OmpR yields MPHPTPEPPPHRTDRIVVVDDDARIRDLLNRYLSQQGFEVLLAADARALDKLLQRETFDLIVLDLMLPGEDGLSICRRLRAGRLRTPIIMLTAKGEDVDRIVGLEIGADDYLGKPFNPRELLARIHAVLRRRPPPEVPGAPSTEHEVVQFGPFVLDLGQRTLQKDGIDIGLTSGEFSMLKALVRHPRQPLSRDKLAQLARGREFEPFDRSLDVQVSRLRKLIEADPSAPRYLQTVWGVGYVFIPDGSS; encoded by the coding sequence ATGCCCCACCCCACCCCGGAACCGCCGCCGCACCGCACCGACCGCATCGTGGTCGTGGACGACGACGCCCGCATCCGCGACCTGCTCAACCGCTACCTGAGCCAGCAGGGCTTCGAGGTGCTGCTGGCGGCCGATGCGCGCGCGCTCGACAAGCTGCTGCAGCGCGAGACTTTCGACCTGATCGTGCTCGATCTGATGTTGCCGGGCGAGGATGGCTTGAGCATCTGCCGCCGCCTGCGCGCCGGGCGGCTGCGCACCCCCATCATCATGCTCACCGCCAAGGGCGAAGACGTGGACCGCATCGTCGGGCTGGAAATCGGGGCCGACGATTATTTGGGCAAACCCTTCAACCCACGCGAGTTGCTGGCGCGCATCCACGCCGTGTTGCGCCGCCGCCCGCCCCCCGAAGTCCCCGGCGCCCCTTCGACCGAACACGAGGTGGTGCAGTTTGGCCCCTTCGTGCTCGACCTTGGGCAGCGCACCCTGCAAAAAGACGGCATCGACATTGGCCTGACCAGTGGCGAGTTTTCCATGCTCAAAGCCTTGGTGCGGCACCCGCGCCAGCCGCTGTCGCGCGACAAGCTGGCGCAACTGGCGCGAGGGCGCGAGTTCGAGCCCTTCGACCGCAGCCTCGATGTGCAGGTCTCGCGCCTGCGCAAACTCATCGAAGCCGACCCAAGCGCGCCGCGCTACCTGCAAACGGTCTGGGGCGTGGGCTATGTGTTTATCCCCGATGGCAGCAGCTGA